The following are encoded together in the Primulina tabacum isolate GXHZ01 chromosome 18, ASM2559414v2, whole genome shotgun sequence genome:
- the LOC142532971 gene encoding bidirectional sugar transporter SWEET3b isoform X1, with the protein MDQKLRLPVGILGNAASMLLYAAPILTFSRVIRKKSTEEFSCTPYIIALLNCLLYTWYGLPVVSYKWENFPVVTINGLGILLEFSFIMIYLYFASANRKRKVVMLTIPVTLVFCFTAILSAFAFHDHHHRKMFVGSIGLAASITMYGSPLVVMKQVIQTKSVEFMPFYLSLFSFLASSLWMAYGLLSRDLFLASPNLVGSPLGILQLLLYCKYRKVGITEEPKEWDLEKNYTKNMPHLKTSAEKDEEKSMQSLKVTPPAKDDEQSTVNFQLVVTDATNGQRGTM; encoded by the exons ATGGATCAAAAATTGCGTCTGCCAGTAGGCATTTTGG GAAATGCAGCCTCCATGCTACTATACGCTGCGCCAAT ATTAACTTTCTCAAGGGTGATAAGAAAGAAAAGCACTGAAGAGTTTTCGTGTACTCCGTACATCATAGctttattaaattgtttactTTACACTTGGTATGGCTTGCCAGTTGTAAGTTACAAGTGGGAAAACTTTCCAGTGGTTACTATTAATGGTTTGGGCATTCTTCTGGAGTTCTCCTTCATAATGATATATCTCTACTTTGCTTCAGCAAATAGGAAG AGGAAGGTAGTCATGTTAACAATACCTGTTACCCTGGTGTTCTGCTTCACTGCAATTCTATCAGCATTTGCCTTTCATGATCACCACCATCGCAAGATGTTTGTCGGAAGCATCGGCCTGGCAGCATCTATAACAATGTACGGTTCTCCGCTGGTGGTTATG AAACAAGTGATACAAACTAAGAGCGTGGAGTTTATGCCATTCTACTTGTCATTATTCTCATTTCTAGCTAGTTCACTCTGGATGGCTTACGGATTACTAAGCCGTGATCTTTTCCTTGCG TCTCCAAACCTGGTTGGTAGCCCTTTAGGCATCCTCCAGCTTTTGCTATACTGCAAGTACAGAAAAGTGGGAATTACAGAAGAGCCTAAAGAATGGGATCTGGAAAAAAATTACACGAAGAATATGCCACATCTAAAGACAAGTGCAGAAAAGGATGAAGAGAAATCGATGCAATCTTTGAAGGTGACTCCACCGGCAAAAGATGATGAGCAATCAACAGTAAATTTTCAGCTTGTGGTCACTGATGCAACAAATGGACAAAGGGGAACAATGTAA
- the LOC142532971 gene encoding bidirectional sugar transporter SWEET3 isoform X2, producing MDQKLRLPVGILGNAASMLLYAAPILTFSRVIRKKSTEEFSCTPYIIALLNCLLYTWYGLPVVSYKWENFPVVTINGLGILLEFSFIMIYLYFASANRKRKVVMLTIPVTLVFCFTAILSAFAFHDHHHRKMFVGSIGLAASITMYGSPLVVMSPNLVGSPLGILQLLLYCKYRKVGITEEPKEWDLEKNYTKNMPHLKTSAEKDEEKSMQSLKVTPPAKDDEQSTVNFQLVVTDATNGQRGTM from the exons ATGGATCAAAAATTGCGTCTGCCAGTAGGCATTTTGG GAAATGCAGCCTCCATGCTACTATACGCTGCGCCAAT ATTAACTTTCTCAAGGGTGATAAGAAAGAAAAGCACTGAAGAGTTTTCGTGTACTCCGTACATCATAGctttattaaattgtttactTTACACTTGGTATGGCTTGCCAGTTGTAAGTTACAAGTGGGAAAACTTTCCAGTGGTTACTATTAATGGTTTGGGCATTCTTCTGGAGTTCTCCTTCATAATGATATATCTCTACTTTGCTTCAGCAAATAGGAAG AGGAAGGTAGTCATGTTAACAATACCTGTTACCCTGGTGTTCTGCTTCACTGCAATTCTATCAGCATTTGCCTTTCATGATCACCACCATCGCAAGATGTTTGTCGGAAGCATCGGCCTGGCAGCATCTATAACAATGTACGGTTCTCCGCTGGTGGTTATG TCTCCAAACCTGGTTGGTAGCCCTTTAGGCATCCTCCAGCTTTTGCTATACTGCAAGTACAGAAAAGTGGGAATTACAGAAGAGCCTAAAGAATGGGATCTGGAAAAAAATTACACGAAGAATATGCCACATCTAAAGACAAGTGCAGAAAAGGATGAAGAGAAATCGATGCAATCTTTGAAGGTGACTCCACCGGCAAAAGATGATGAGCAATCAACAGTAAATTTTCAGCTTGTGGTCACTGATGCAACAAATGGACAAAGGGGAACAATGTAA
- the LOC142532970 gene encoding pentatricopeptide repeat-containing protein At4g13650-like encodes MPKLSSLFFTNLKKSLKMAVGSSPIYVTWKHQRLKGNLDSRSVDADVVATNKCIKFLSDKGDLEHSRHMFDEMLERTVVSWNTMITGYFRWNKFSEALDLISLMHHSIVKLDETTYSMSLSLCARAQLLVVGKQIHGMLLKSALERFKFVGSALLYMYGNCYEIGDGRRVFGELHEENELLWSLMLVSYVQCNLLTEAVNFFERMPKRGVVEWSKLISGFVNCEAECEKALKLFKKMNERNEAVPNEFTLDCAVRACGRLADLRVGRVVHGLTIKLGFEFERSILSSLIYFYSSCELMDDAMRVYDGIMFPCLDDSNELLGGLVKWGQIKNAESVFTKMIEKNPVSYNLMIKGYAMCGRFGDSEMLFMQMPLKNLASLNTMITVYARNGHIDKAVDLFEKTKIDGGSITWNSMIKGYVHNDQHENALKLYVSMLRSSIIQTRSTFCALFQACACLGFLQQGQVLHAHLEKTQFSSNVYVGTSLIDMYSRCGSLADARASFGCISSPNVAAWTALINGHAHHGLGTDALSFFSAMLEMGINPNAATFVAVLSACTRSGLLNKGIHLFHSMKEHYGIIPTIEHFSCVVDLLGRSGLLRQAEELMESMPIEADKILLISLLNSCCFWTDREVGERVAEKMFALDPNPSSVCVIMSNIYSGLGKWGEKLMMRKLLAELGVKKDPGCSWIDVNNRVHVFSVDDRNRPDSNMIACLESLTRNAYSTSLLHFLSPHLIL; translated from the coding sequence ATGCCCAAACTGAGTTCCCTTTTTTTCACAAACCTCAAAAAATCACTGAAGATGGCCGTGGGATCGTCTCCAATTTATGTCACGTGGAAGCACCAGCGCTTGAAAGGGAATCTAGATTCTCGTTCAGTGGACGCAGATGTTGTTGCCACGAATAAATGCATCAAATTCCTTAGCGATAAGGGGGACCTCGAACATTCCCGTCATATGTTCGATGAAATGCTTGAACGAACTGTGGTCTCGTGGAACACCATGATTACTGGATATTTCAGATGGAATAAGTTTTCCGAAGCTCTAGACTTGATTTCTCTTATGCATCACTCCATTGTGAAGCTTGACGAGACTACGTATTCGATGTCGCTGAGCTTATGTGCGCGTGCGCAGTTGTTGGTTGTTGGGAAGCAGATTCATGGGATGCTTTTGAAATCTGCACTCGAAAGATTCAAGTTTGTGGGAAGTGCGTTGCTGTATATGTATGGTAATTGTTATGAAATCGGAGATGGGAGGAGGGTATTTGGTGAGTTGCATGAGGAAAATGAGTTATTATGGAGTTTGATGTTAGTTTCTTATGTTCAGTGCAATTTACTTACTGAAGCAGTTAATTTTTTTGAACGAATGCCGAAGCGGGGTGTGGTGGAGTGGTCTAAATTGATTTCGGGTTTTGTGAACTGTGAGGCTGAGTGCGAGAAGGCATTGAAGCTATTTAAGAAGAtgaatgagagaaatgaggccGTTCCAAATGAGTTTACTTTGGATTGTGCTGTGAGAGCTTGTGGTAGATTAGCAGATTTGCGGGTGGGAAGGGTGGTTCATGGGCTTACAATAAAACTTGGGTTTGAATTTGAACGTTCCATATTAAGTTCATTAATCTACTTTTATTCTAGCTGCGAGCTTATGGATGATGCTATGAGAGTTTATGATGGGATAATGTTTCCCTGtttggatgattcaaatgagTTACTTGGCGGGCTTGTGAAATGGGGCCAGATTAAAAATGCTGAGTCAGTCTTTACCAAAATGATCGAAAAGAATCCAGTCTCTTATAATCTAATGATAAAAGGGTATGCTATGTGTGGTCGATTTGGGGATTCGGAAATGTTGTTTATGCAAATGCCTTTGAAGAATTTAGCTTCTCTGAATACTATGATCACAGTTTATGCTAGGAATGGTCATATTGACAAAGCTGTGGATCTTTTTGAAAAGACAAAAATAGATGGGGGATCCATTACCTGGAATTCAATGATTAAAGGGTATGTTCACAATGATCAGCACGAAAACGCATTGAAACTGTATGTATCAATGCTCAGATCATCAATAATTCAAACCAGATCCACCTTCTGTGCTCTGTTTCAAGCCTGTGCATGCTTGGGCTTTCTACAACAGGGTCAGGTACTTCACGCACATCTGGAAAAAACTCAATTTTCATCCAATGTATACGTTGGCACATCTCTCATTGACATGTACTCAAGATGTGGAAGCCTTGCCGATGCAAGGGCATCATTCGGCTGCATTTCTTCTCCCAATGTGGCCGCCTGGACAGCTTTGATTAATGGACACGCACATCATGGACTTGGCACTGATGCGTTGTCATTCTTTTCTGCTATGCTTGAAATGGGGATAAATCCAAATGCTGCAACTTTTGTTGCTGTTCTATCTGCTTGCACACGCTCAGGTTTATTAAACAAAGGGATCCATCTTTTCCACTCAATGAAAGAGCACTATGGTATAATTCCAACCATAGAACATTTTTCATGTGTAGTGGATCTTCTTGGTCGATCTGGTCTTCTACGACAAGCTGAGGAACTTATGGAGTCGATGCCAATTGAAGCAGACAAAATTCTCTTGATATCATTGCTCAATTCTTGTTGCTTTTGGACGGACAGGGAAGTGGGTGAGAGAGTGGCAGAAAAAATGTTCGCTTTGGACCCTAATCCATCATCTGTCTGTGTTATAATGTCTAACATTTATTCAGGATTAGGGAAGTGGGGAGAGAAGCTAATGATGAGGAAACTTTTGGCAGAATTGGGAGTTAAGAAGGACCCTGGTTGTAGTTGGATTGATGTAAACAATAGAGTTCATGTATTTTCTGTAGATGATAGAAATCGTCCAGATTCTAATATGATAGCTTGTTTAGAATCTCTAACAAGAAATGCATATTCAACTAGTCTATTACATTTTCTTTCTCCGCATCTAATATTGTAA